CCACGATGCCAAGGTCtgtgccttcctcctcctcctcctcttccttctcctcctcgcTGTCGCCCTCCAAATctgccccccaaaaaagagCCATTTTGGGCCAGTGCCTCACGAGCAAAACGTGGGGGATGTCATGGTACCAGAGGGACCCAGAGCCCTGCTTGGCCAGAGGCTCCAGCTTGTTGCCACCTACCTTCCTCCATGGCCATtcccgccgcctcctcctcctcctcctcctcctcctcctcctcctcctcctcttcctcctcctcctcccaggcaCCTTGTCCCTGCCACAGGGAAGGGAGGGCCTTGGGTGCTTGGAGCCACCTACGAGCTGGCTTGGGTGGTGGCTCAGGCTCTGCTTCACCGGTGAGGGTCAGCGTGGACAGTTTGAGCTTCTCCAGCGGCGTGAGGACGATCTTCCTCCTGCCCCGGCTCTCCTCACCCTCCTCCACCGCCCCTTGGGGCTCCGCTTTGGGACCCTCCTCATCCCTCACATCTCCCTcgtgctgtgccagcagctcttGCTCTTCCGAGTCATCACCATCCTCCACTGCCCCAGgctcttcctccagctgtggggctgctggtgggggctgcaggggacagggtGCCCCCTCCTTGGGGGACACACATGGGCTCCCAGCATCCAagggcaggtgggcagcagcgGCATCCtagggcagagccagcagcgGAGGGGTGATGCAGCACGGGGCCGTGCCAGAGCATCCCCCTCCACCTTCTGCTTTGCCTCCATCATCTACAGGCATTTAGTGACTTACCCCATTGGGCAGCGCCGGGGgcccctcctgctgcagctccatgcTGGATGGAGTGGGGTAGTGAAGCGAGCAGTAAAAATGACCTGAGGGGGCCCCAAACCCATGTGATGACCTGCAAGGTGGCGAAGCCTTGCCCCCGAGCATCCCCTCTCCCCAAAACCTGCCTCACCGTCCTCCTCGTCGAAGGCGTAGTCGCCCAGGCGCAGGGTGGCCCCGCACTGCCGGCACTGGAAGCAGCCGCGGTGGAAGAAGCGTCCCTCGGCGCTGGCTCGCTCCAGGATGTAGACGCGGCGGCCGCAGAAGTAGCAGGCGTCGCTGCTCTCCCCACGGGCTGATGGCTGAGGGCGGAGAGAACAGGCTGGGGTGGCACCGGGGTGCTggcccccacccctgcccagggctttgccagcagcccagggggctcaggggggactttttccttcttgcagaGGTGGGTCTGGGCGCTCGGGACGGGTTTGCTGGCACCAGCAAGGGAGCGGCAAGTCTTGGCTCCAGAAAACCAGTTAGGTCAGGAAACAGGCAGGGAGGAGCCGGGAGCCCGTGGGCGTTTGCTTGCGCAGCCCCAGTCCCAGCCCTTGGCTCGgtcccaccagctgctggtgcccccCAAGCGCCCACCTGCCCAGACCTGggccccccaccacccccctggGGTGACACGAGGACTGACCTGCCCTGGATCCATCATGGTGGTTTGCAGCAGCTCATGGGCACCGTCTGGATTGTCTCCATCCAGCCCCGTGTCCAGCTACGAGCAACCCAAGGGGAGGGTCAGCCCCCCACTCTCCCCCCGGGACAAGATGCACCCCAGAGAGCATCCCTGGAGGCAGCCGGGGCAGACCCACCTCAGCATCCCTGCGGATCCTCTTGGCCTCAGCATCCTTCTGGGCACTGTCCTGCAAATGCAAAGCGGGCGGCTGGGATGGAGAGGGGGACGTGGTTTTGGGGGTGTCACAAGTGGCTGGGTGGGGATCCCTCACCTGGGCACGCTTGTGTGTCAGGTGCCGGCTCTTCTGCAGCttgctgaggaagaggatggCCCCTCGTGTGCCACGGGGAGAAAGCGGCTTCTTGCTGatctcctctgcctctgcacaGAGGGGACATGGCCATGATGGTGGGGCCCACCCTACAGAGGAGGGggcacccagccagccctggtGGGGCTTGGGATGGGAGAAACCCCCCCAAAATCTCACACCTGGAGTGGTCTTGAAAGCTTCATAAAACTGGCTGAGGTAGGTGATGAGCCCCAGGCGGTTGGGCTCTGTCATGGTGGCCATCTCGATGCTGGAGAGGACGGGCTGGAtacccagctcctgctctgccatgTCCAGCATCATCTGGTGGGTCTGGATGGAATCCTGGGGGTCCACGGCATTAAAGTCCCTGTGGTGAGACACGGGTGCTGTCAGGGTGGGCTCCACagggtgggggtcccaggggggTCCTGGGCACTCACACCAGGTCAGGACGGAAGCGGTGGACGAGGGCGCAGAGGGCCAAGCCGCTGGTCCAGGAGGTGGTGAAGTTGGTCACGGCCACGCCGCGGTACCCGGCTGTGCTGGCCTGGCACCAGCTCAGCAGCTCTTCGTAGGCGTCTCCGGAGGCCGCTGGGGAGGCAGCACACATGTCCCCATCCCAAAGCGGCAAAGGacaccctgccagccccctccccccacccagaATCAGTGCTTTAGTGGGGAAGGAATCCCATGGGAGTGATCCAAGACCCCCCTCATGCACCTCCACCCCCCCAAGGCTCAATAAATGGGTTAATAAAGTATATATCAATATTTCATGGCTCAGCATCAATGTGGGCCAGAAGGAGGGGGAcaggcccccccccccaaaaaaaaggcagctgggGGGCCATGGGCAGAAGGAACGGAAACCAGTGGTGCCACCAGGATGGAAACGCAGCCGCTGCTGGGAGGAGCgcagcagccagctggacaCTGGCCAGGGCTCAAGAAAAGAGGGACGGGGAGGAAAATCAGGGCAGGAGCGGCTCTGGGAGGAATGGGGGTCCTGCTGccaggggggggggggaggagggggggcaggggagggccAGCTGCTCCTACCGGTGCTGAGCCGGTTGTCACTCTTCCTTTTATGGTCCACCTCCACCATGCCCACGAGGTAGAGGTCCCGGACCTGCCGATGGGGACATGTCAGTGACAGGTCACCACCTGcacagtgccagcagcaccaggcagggagctggcccCGGCAAGGGGGACACCCGGACCCCCCCAACACCTCCCCGGAACCACCCACACCCACAACAGGTAACGCATTAAATGTCCTGAGGACCAACAGCTTCAGCCTCACACCCTTTGGGGACAGGGGCCAGAGCAAATTGGTGTCACCCTGACcagcgggggggtgggggctgggtaCCTGGCTGGCTTTGATGGACTGCAGGTTGATGTTGGGGTAGCGTGTGGCCGGATCGATGCTGTACTGGCTGATGTTCTTGTTGGTGTTGTCCGGGGAGGTCTGCGAGAGGAGCTGGTAGATGCTCTCCCTGGATGcaagggacagggctggggtcATCCTTGCCCTCTCCGGAATCAGCCCAGCGGGATGGGGACACCCACCTCTCAGCCAGCACCTCCAGCGGGGAGGTCCCTGCTGCCCACCGCCGCACCATCCACGCCGCGTCGAAGGCGGCCAGGAAGCCCCTGGCCACGCCGGTGCCCAGCGGCCAGAAGGGCTGCGAAGggaaaggcagagctggagctgggggctgggagggggctgggagctgccggGCTTGGCCAGGGATGAAAGCAGGGAAGGGCGGTGGGACGTGCAGGTGTCTCCTCCCCAGCCGGTACGGCTGCGTCTGGGGAGGAACTGGGCTGCTCCTCCACCCTGAACACACCCCAGATcgccgggggggctggggaagggggtaaCCCCACCAAAGCATCCCACACCCCAGAtcggtggggaggggggctggggaagggggtaaCCCCACCAAAGCATCCCACACCCCAAAtcggtggggagggggggctggggaaggggataACCCCACCAAAGCATCCCACACCCCAGAtcggtggggaggggggctggggaagggggtaaCCCCACCAAAGCATCCCACACCCCAGAtcggtggggagggggggctggggaaggggataACCCCACCAAAGCATCCCACACCCCAGAtcggtggggaggggggctggggaagggggtaaCCCCACCAAAGCATCCCACACCCCAGAtcggtggggaggggggctggggaagggggtaaCCCCACCAAAGCATCCCACACCCCAGAtcggtggggaggggggctggggaagggggtaaCCCCACCAAAGCATCCCACACCCCAAAtcggtggggagggggggctggggaaggggataACCCCACCAAAGCATCCCACACCCCAGAtcggtggggaggggggctggggaagggggtaaCCCCACCAAAGCATCCCACTACCGGGATTTGGGGAGACTGCCCCCAGCGATGGGGTGCACCGGGCAGCCCGGTGCGAGAAGCGCCTACTAAAGGGGAATATATTGCAAGCGATGTATcttgcagggagaggggaaacaGGCACACAGCGGTGCTGCACGGAGGACCCTCACCTCCACCAAGCAGTCGCCCACCAGCCCGAGGAGCAGGCGGGCGCCGTTGTGCTCCCGCACCAGCGCCGCGTTCTCCGAGCGCGTCATGCAGGTGAAGTCGAACATGTCGACGTCTGGCAGGTCCCGGTGGTTGAGGGCAAACTCCAGGTCGGGCAGGGAGTAGTTGGTGGAGAAGTTGGCGGCTTCTTTGGCGTAGCTGAGGAGGGCATCTCGGTTCACGTTCTCCGGGGACAGGAGGCTCTCGATGTCCGATTTGtcctgcagggatggggtgaagctgggtgggctgtggctggggggcTTTGCCCCCCCAGTCTgggtgcagcctgctctggggtGAAGCTGTGCCACCAGGCTTGGGGCTGTGAGCCCCCCCAAAAGGATTTGTTCACGGCAGAGGCGACAGGCGCcgaacccccacccccatcccaggGGTACATGGTCAAACCAGCACCCAGATCTGCATCCTACCCTCCAGGCTTTCAGCTGCTGATTGCTACGGGACCCTGGGGCCGGATCCTGCCCTCCTCACCTGCAGGATGACGCCCTTCTTGAGCAGGCTCTGCTTCTTGGCCGTCATGACGAAATAGTGGGTGTCATCCTTATAGTAGACGATGTTTTCCAGATCGAtgcctggggatggggaaggggctgagctGAGCCACCAGGAGCCCCCGCACCAGCTTCAGCCACCAAACGTCCCCTGGAGTGGGGTACCACACGGGGACATGCACCCCATCACACAGGGGACATCCCAGGGCTGAGCCTCCAGTTGCATcaggtggggacagggaccccccagcccccccctaCGCCGGGGCTGGGACCACCCACCTGTTTTGTTGTAGAGATTTTGGAAGAACTTCTGGTTGTAGATTCGGGCCACGCCGCTGATCTCGGCCACCTCCACCTCAGCCCGGGTGTGCCGGTTGATGAAGTTGGTGGTGATGCCGATGGCCAACTTCCCCCGTGTCTCCTTCCGCTTGAACCCTGGGGGATGGGAGAGGCGTGAGCCCCCACCCGGCCCCCCATACCAGTCCCAGGGATGCAGGCACCCACTGCTGTCACCTTCGGGGACAAATTTGCCACCGCCAGCGGAGATGAGGACGTCGAACTCGTAGTGGCtgaggggagaggagctgggctgcagcacagcccgcCACCCACCTGTGGGGAGAGGGACGGTCACCAGTGTGCTGGGTCTCAGCTGGGACCTGCTCTGGCAGGGGGGAGGATTACatctcaccccccaccccccctcaaAGGGCATGCCCTGGGCTAGCAGAGGCACCAGGGGGCTCAAagcagccacccacagccctgcccttgTCCCCAGGGATGCCACCTACCCCACAGTGATGCCTTACCCTGTCCACCTGCCTTGCCCGCCGGGGGGGTGAGCCCCTTGAACTGCACGTTGATGTGCACCTCCACCCCCAGGAGAAGAGCCACCTTCAGCAGGATCAGCTGGAGCTGCCGGATacctgggaagggagaggggcGCTCAGGGCTGCACCCCCGCTCCCTGGCTCCACAAAGTGGGGGCACCCCGGGGGTACGGAGCTtgccctgccacccccaccccaaaactcACTGATGTGGTCCAGCGTGCCGGTGCAGAACTGCCCGTAAAACTTCTTGGCGCCCAGCGCCCGCAGGTCGTGGATGGTGAAGGGCCAGAGGTGCAGGACGTTGTTGCGGGAGAAGGAGTCCCgcttctccagcagcaccacGCGGGCGCCCAGCAGCGCCAGCTCGATGGCCACCCGCAGCCCGCACGGGCCGGCCCCCACCACCAGGCACTGCGAGGGGACGGGCACCCCCCAAAAACAGGGGTTTGGGTAAATCCCCAGGGAGCTCAGCACCGCCACAGCCAGCTTCCCCCTGCATCCCTGGGTCAGGATCTGGCCCTCCCCACTAttcccctcttccccaggctgcaaGCACTGCCTCTGCCTGAAAAGTGGGAGGGCGGGGGGGCTCTGTGGGGCGttcctgcctccccagctgcctgaaCCTTGCCTTCTTCAGGAGTAATGGCAGCAATTAAAGGGCTCAGGGAGATAAGGCAGGCACGTCTCCCTCcggctgcagcccaggcagggggAGATGTCACCAGCAACAGGCTGAAAACCAGGACATGGGTCTGATCCCCTGGCAGcccctgtgcagggctgggcgGACAACGGGACACCAGCAGTGGGGAACAAAGCCACCAGCTCTGGGACAGGGGGACAGAAATagggacccccagccccaggggtaCATCCTAACCTGGCATGCTGCTGTCCCCTAGAAAGAGCTTAGCCGGTCCCTCTGCCCCTTTGCAGCCCCCCATGAGGTGTCCgcaggaagaagcagctgggaggaggaaggatgctgctggctgggtgACATCGAGGTGGCATCACACCACGGGGAGAGGAGCAGTGTTAATTAACACCCTGCCCCATTAAACCCTATCAACCTCCCACCTGGCACATCCCACATCTTCCCGCGGTTGGGGGCCAGGGTGCCTCAAGGGATGCTCTCATCCTGGGGACAAGGAGGGACCCAAACCCCGTGCCCCGCGTCCCCGGTACCTtagtgctggcacaggctgtgccttGGTCATAGTCCTTGTGCCCGGCTTTCTTATCCAGCTTGCTCCACAGGGCCTTGGCACTCCAGTAGTTGAGGGCAGCCTTGAGGCCGTGGTagagctgcagccccctgccctgcagccccagctgctggcacagctccccgaagcagcccagcacctcctggCACTCCCTGGCACGCAGGAACCTCTCGAAGGTGGCATGGGCAGGGTTGCCCGGCTCGTTGGTTGGCGTGCTCATCCTGCTTCACCCGGCAGCCTGGCGAGGGACGGCAGAGATAAGCGGGGAGGGGACcttcctgtccctgtcctcaAACACATCCGATACCAGACCTGGTGTCCCGGTGCCAGGTTTCCCAGCCAGGGGTGCCGTTCGGTGCCGGTGCTACCGAAATCAGGGCTCTTTCTGGCAGTGGCTGGCAAAGCCTCCCCCGGGTGCTGCACCCAGCAAGCCACGGTGTCACCCTGCCACGGTGACGTCAGGGGACGGGACGGGGAGGGCTGCGGTGGCAGCAGGCGGCTTCCTCCATATGGTGTgtacctgcagcagccagagcagagcgAGGTGTTTTGAAGCAAAGagctgcttccttctccttccccctcagccTTGCTGGGGGCGGGGGACAGTGTGGGAGATCCTGGCTTCAGGAATGAGCCAGAGCTGcccccaaaaccagcaaaagtcaggcctgggcaggagggagcagggctggactcatcctgccagcctggctttTGCAGCCCCGGACTGCGGCAACTTGCCCTCCACCTCTGCCACCCCCAGCGCTGCGGAAGCAGATACGCACAGAGGAAGTACCGCTGgggaaaccaaacaaaaagccaaaccacGGCACAAACAGCCCCATCACACCACAGAACCTATGGGAGGAGGGGTGCAGCACATGCCTCCGTGGGCACCCCAACATCCCCCCACATCCCGGCACCTCCCAGGGGACCAGCACCCCTTGCATCTGCCTCCCGCTCCCAGCACCGTCCCCCAAGCACCATCCCACGCCACCCTTGCCAGCCTGAGCATAAAGCACAAAGCTGTGCCCTTTCCAGCTGTTGTCACCAAACCCCAGGGCTGGAAaatcctccccctgcccagcaaaGCAGCCGGCGGCGCCGTGGCACTTCCAAGGAGGAAGCGATGGAAAAGCTCAGGAAGCCAGGGCGCTCCTACCTTTGAACCATCACTCTTTGCCCTTGCACTGCTCAGCGTTACTGGCAGGCACGTGGTGGCACCCCAAAGGCGGCAGGTGGCACCCCGAAGGCGGCAGCCAGCCCCGCAGcgggatgctggggggggaaGGATGACACATCCGAGCCAAGCCACCCTCCACGGGGTGGAGGAGAGGAGCTGTTTAAGCCTGGGCTTAAGTTTGGGCTGGAAAGCGCAAATTCTAGCTGGGTTTCAAGTTCGGTCTCGCTCCGGCAGCTTCCGGACACCCACGagtgctttgcaaagcacttcTGCAGGTCACCTTCCcgcaccagcagcacaggcaggaaatCCTGGCGCTTTACCCTCTTCCTTGCTGGGCAGACGCAATGATAGAGCACCCAGCCAGGCCAGAGCTGGCACCCACCGGTCCCCAAAGCGGCAGCACAAGGACAGATGACACAACCGATGTGTTCATGGCAGGGCTCTGAGAGCTGGGgacagatttctgcttttccccctGAGCACTTCCAGCCCtctggccctgccagcaggacaGAATGAgcctggggaaactgaggcagcacTGCAAACCTCACCGGAGTGTGCCAGCACGCTGTCCCATCAGCCACCCGTCCTCCTCCCACGGGAGGATGCCCAGGCAGCCCCGCTGGCTGGCCGGGCTCCagtgccctgtgctgcccaggCACGATGGATTTTCCCCCGGGAGCTCACGTTACCGCATTGGCACCTGCCAAGGCCACCAcgcagcagccccagggtgATGGGGCAAaggcagctgcccaggctgggagCACCCACTCCAGCATCACCAGCCCCtggctcaaaaaaaaaaaaaccatcttaAGGTCTTGATTCCCACCAGACATGGTGCCGGGGGGAGCGTGCCGCCCAGGAAAGCTTTCCAGCCCCAGCACTTTGGCAGGGAGGCTTGGAGGAGGCAGAACAACAAGTCCTGTGTTACACCAAGTTTCCTATGGAAACGATGCTCATGCCAGCACACCACGTCCCCTTTGGCACACTCAAACCCCCAGACAATTGCAAGCAAGGACAGAACACCCCCCCCCAGAtactcagctcctgcagctttcATGCAAATAAAGAACTTTCAGCCCACAAAGGCCAGTGCCAGTGAAGGCGGGTGCAGGGccaggctgcctccagctctgctctccccaggagcgctttttgcattttttctcttaaaactgCTCCTCCaagctggagggaggaggtggggaggtTGTGGCCAGCCCTGACTCAGCTCCTGCTGGCTCTGGTTGGGGTGGCTGCAGACATACCTACAGGGACATCGCCCGGCACCGGCACATGtggagcatccctggggcaAGGACACCCCAACCCACTTTGCAAATCGGGGtctcccccctgcccttgcATGGAGAGAAGCAGCCCCTTGGGAGATGCGGCagggggtgggtgctgggctgctggcgAGCTCACGTGTCTTCCAGGCACGTGGAAATGGGGTGGAAAAGGACGCAGCTCCATACGGAGCGAATGAAAGCTGGGAggatttccagcagcagcagcagatcccCTTCCAGCTGCGCTGGCTCCCAGCATGGACCAGGCTGCTCCGGGTCTGGGGTCCTGCCTAGAGACCCCCGGGCTGAGCTGCTGAGCCGGGCTGGACCCTGGGAAAGTCCTTCTAGCAACTTTGGGGATGGCCCCAAGACTGGTGGCCAGGATGGAGGGTTTCTTGTGGCCGCTCAACAGCTTGGCCAAAGATCTTGCTTTCGATCGCTGGCTGAGCCGCGCTGGTGCCAGGAAGGGGCGAAGGCAGCGGGCGCTGCTCTTCCCGGCGTTACTGCGCTCAGGAATGGGACTGGGCATGGAGATGGCTGTGGCCGACCCTGTGGAAACCTGCCCTAATTTGGCTGGGTTCTAATCcttggagggaggggaaaaatcCCTGTCGGCTCCTCTGCtttgagctggggctgggagtgTGTGGGCACAAGCCCCCGGCATGGAGCTGGGGGGAGAAGGGCTAAGGCGAGGGGACAAACCTGCCACCAGGGCAgaggctggcagctgcagggacagggtgtCATGGTGGAGGGGGTTCCCTTTCAAGGGTGAATAAAGCCCGCCTGGAAAGCACACGCCAAAATCCCCCCCTGGGagggcagcacccagcctcGGCTCCTGCAGCCGCCGCCGCAGAAGTGGGTGCTTCTCCAGGGCGTTTTGGTGTCGCCCTTTGCAGGGAGGGGATCCACAAgccacagccctgagcagagACAACACTGGGGGGGGCaaacctccccccccctccccccttttaGCTGCTCAGCTTTGCCTCCCTTGCCCAGCATCAGCTCCACCAAGGGAGCAGCCGAATTTTGGTGTGATGGGAAGTCTGCTCACAGCCAGGCTTTGCTCCCacatctttttcctcctcctgcttctccttcacTCCAGCCACAGCCATGCCCACGGGGTCACCCGGAGGCATGTCTTGGGGTACAGCGGTGAACCCCAGGTTCGGTTACCCAAATGTACCTGGGTCTTCACCCCCCGGCACCGGGGCTGGCGAACACCTtccccagcctcagccctgggatggggcacagccctggcccCCCAGCTGGGGCTCGCTCCTAGGGGTCGGGATAGGGTAAAAGCACTTAGCAAAGCTtttcccaccccatcccaccccactcggcactgggagcactggtggTACTGGGAGTGGAGCCCAGGAAGAGGAGTGGAGGCTGCtctcttttccctttgtcccAGGGGGGAGAAGAGCCcgggggctggaggggaaaagcagcacagacgGGGCAGGGGGACCCCGCTGCCCTCCGGCGAggctctggggagggggcagccagAGACAAAGCAGTACCCCGCCACCGAGCATCCCTGGGACACGCAGGACCGGCACGGCGGGGCTAAGCACCCTTTCCCAAAGTCCCCCCTCGGTTTTggcagccccccccagccccaaagtCCCCTCTCGGTTTTGGCAGCCCTGCGCAGCGGGGCGGGCCCCGGAGCGATGCTCTCGGCGGGCGGGGCGGACCGGCCGGTGGGATGCTGCCCCCTCCGTGCCCGCATCcgaggcgggggcgggggggggcagcagaaccttctcacacacacacacacacatattccCCCCAGGACGCTCTGCACATTCCGACCCACCACTCACCTCCAGAGCCTCTCggagggggaaactgaggcacagcccGGCGGGTGGGAGGGGCTCGGGGCTGCGCGCAGCCGGGCAGGGACGAGCAGGAAACGGGCTCCGGCCCCGCAAGCAGCTGCCGGCCGACCCGgccctccctcccccatcccctcctcctcccctccctcccttccccatcccctccctccctcccctcccccactgCCGAGGGGAGCCGGGCATCCCGGCTGCTGGAAGGCGGTGCTGGAGcagcgctggggccgggggggggcgggggacgggacgggaccTGAAGCGCTCCGGCTTCGTGCCGCTGCAAATGTTGCTGCAATTAGTTTTTTGCAGTGCTGAAGGCTGAGCCCCCcactccccgcccccccccccccgcccccacgAGTGGCAGCCCGGACCTCCCCACGCCGCAGGTTCGGAGCAGTGGGGGGAGGGGATGCAGGGCGCCAACCCAGCTGGGGGGGTTTGTGGGATTTTAGGGTAAGAAACCAGCctttttgcaaaacagaaaaagattctGGTGATGAAACGACTCCGCTTCGCTTTCCGCCCCGGCTGTGGCTGCTGCGCTGCACTTCCGCAGCCAGAAATAGAggccaggaggcagctgcacccccccagtgcc
The window above is part of the Falco cherrug isolate bFalChe1 chromosome 16, bFalChe1.pri, whole genome shotgun sequence genome. Proteins encoded here:
- the MICAL1 gene encoding F-actin-monooxygenase MICAL1 isoform X3; amino-acid sequence: MSTPTNEPGNPAHATFERFLRARECQEVLGCFGELCQQLGLQGRGLQLYHGLKAALNYWSAKALWSKLDKKAGHKDYDQGTACASTKCLVVGAGPCGLRVAIELALLGARVVLLEKRDSFSRNNVLHLWPFTIHDLRALGAKKFYGQFCTGTLDHISIRQLQLILLKVALLLGVEVHINVQFKGLTPPAGKAGGQGGWRAVLQPSSSPLSHYEFDVLISAGGGKFVPEGFKRKETRGKLAIGITTNFINRHTRAEVEVAEISGVARIYNQKFFQNLYNKTGIDLENIVYYKDDTHYFVMTAKKQSLLKKGVILQDKSDIESLLSPENVNRDALLSYAKEAANFSTNYSLPDLEFALNHRDLPDVDMFDFTCMTRSENAALVREHNGARLLLGLVGDCLVEPFWPLGTGVARGFLAAFDAAWMVRRWAAGTSPLEVLAERESIYQLLSQTSPDNTNKNISQYSIDPATRYPNINLQSIKASQVRDLYLVGMVEVDHKRKSDNRLSTAASGDAYEELLSWCQASTAGYRGVAVTNFTTSWTSGLALCALVHRFRPDLVDFNAVDPQDSIQTHQMMLDMAEQELGIQPVLSSIEMATMTEPNRLGLITYLSQFYEAFKTTPEAEEISKKPLSPRGTRGAILFLSKLQKSRHLTHKRAQPPALHLQDSAQKDAEAKRIRRDAEPSARGESSDACYFCGRRVYILERASAEGRFFHRGCFQCRQCGATLRLGDYAFDEEDGHFYCSLHYPTPSSMELQQEGPPALPNGDAAAAHLPLDAGSPCVSPKEGAPCPLQPPPAAPQLEEEPGAVEDGDDSEEQELLAQHEGDVRDEEGPKAEPQGAVEEGEESRGRRKIVLTPLEKLKLSTLTLTGEAEPEPPPKPARRWLQAPKALPSLWQGQGAWEEEEEEEEEEEEEEEEEEEAAGMAMEEDLEGDSEEEKEEEEEEEGTDLGIVAELGLDLGEEEKYPTWKRTLTRRAREAQMKRFCKAQTIQRRLEEIEVTFRELEQQGIKLEKLLRNEDGTPTDQKTQWMNQLLYLVQQKNSLMSEESDLMISVQELKLEEQQWQLDQKLRCYMNKEESLKTPADRVAEKEILAQLLEVVNKRNVLIHIQDEKRLSEMRA